One genomic segment of Chromatiaceae bacterium includes these proteins:
- a CDS encoding response regulator transcription factor: MHLLIIEDDREAAAWLIKGLQANGHVVDHAIDGDDGLHLAIAGEYDVVIVDRMLPKRDGLSIVRMLRADGNGTPALILSALGEVDDRVEGLRAGGDDYLVKPYAFDELIARLEALTRRQNGSEPATRLKILDLELDLTTHRVTRAGQLIRLQPKELQLLEYLMRHRDQIVTRNMLLENVWDFHFDPQTNVIDTQISRLRAKIDRSFSPPLLHTVRGRGYRLSGNE, translated from the coding sequence ATGCATCTTCTGATTATCGAAGACGACCGTGAAGCCGCCGCTTGGCTGATCAAGGGTCTGCAGGCCAACGGACATGTGGTTGACCATGCGATCGATGGTGACGACGGCCTGCATCTCGCGATTGCGGGTGAATACGACGTCGTTATTGTTGACCGTATGCTGCCCAAGCGTGACGGGCTTTCGATCGTTCGCATGCTGCGCGCGGATGGCAATGGCACACCGGCTCTGATCCTGAGTGCGCTCGGCGAGGTCGATGATCGAGTAGAAGGTCTGCGTGCCGGTGGTGACGACTATCTCGTCAAACCTTATGCCTTCGATGAACTGATCGCTCGATTGGAGGCGCTCACCCGTAGGCAAAACGGCTCGGAACCCGCAACCCGTTTGAAGATCCTTGACCTTGAACTCGACCTGACCACCCACCGGGTCACTCGAGCCGGGCAATTGATCCGTCTGCAACCCAAAGAGTTGCAGCTGCTCGAGTATCTGATGCGCCACAGAGACCAGATCGTGACGCGCAACATGCTTCTCGAAAACGTCTGGGATTTCCATTTCGACCCGCAAACCAACGTCATCGACACGCAGATTTCACGACTTCGCGCCAAGATCGACAGATCTTTTTCTCCACCGTTACTGCACACCGTCCGTGGTCGCGGCTACCGGCTCAGCGGAAATGAATAG
- a CDS encoding HAMP domain-containing histidine kinase — translation MLYLLIAGGGLAVVYWAYSFFFDAQEKTKLRHDLASFLETYNAKGKEGIEALLDARESTANTDRDRFLIYVDEFGKRVAGDLKEWPAGARADNQVENIQFDFDILPYVLEDHDGDWLSIGTTFVDGSQLVMVQRVQSAEDRQEIFFDIFLASIAGLMLMLGWRAIHRTKMNRLLRTSAIRLSLRYTLFYILIAGGGLAVLYWTTSRYVDVQIRAGLQQHLTALQKKYDADGAAGIKKTLDVSDSDAAADNHRFTLYIDSSGNRIAGDLKGWPANAQTDGQVTNIWVEDDFIPNAPEDHDGYWPSVATIFDDGSRLLIVQSVKSAEELQDFIVGILISTLTTIIALTLLLGWRLGRQLLARVDQVNVTAGRILDGCLDKRIPITGAGDEFDELANKLNAMLDHINRLIHGMRQVTDNVAHDLRRPLTRIRSRLDFVLREPRDSMAYRESLEQTQKDIEDVLKTFNALLEIAQAEAGHFRGELGPLDISALATELGEMYADFLAEHGQALSLAIDAGLCVYGNRQLLAQVISNLIENAHKHAGAGARVELRVWRDGNEIALAVSDNGPGIPEDKRQYVLQRYTRLDAARSTTGNGLGLSLVNAVARLHAAGLSLEGSAPGLTVSLRFPSRKCPSR, via the coding sequence TTGCTCTACCTCTTGATTGCCGGCGGCGGACTGGCTGTCGTGTACTGGGCCTACAGCTTTTTCTTTGATGCCCAGGAGAAGACCAAGCTTCGGCACGACCTTGCGTCATTTCTGGAAACATACAATGCCAAAGGCAAAGAAGGCATCGAGGCATTGCTCGACGCCAGAGAATCAACGGCGAATACGGACCGTGACAGATTCCTAATATACGTCGATGAATTTGGGAAACGAGTTGCGGGCGATCTCAAAGAATGGCCAGCAGGTGCGCGCGCAGACAATCAGGTCGAAAACATCCAGTTTGACTTCGATATTCTACCTTACGTGCTGGAGGATCACGACGGCGACTGGCTCAGCATTGGTACGACCTTCGTTGATGGCAGCCAGCTTGTGATGGTTCAAAGGGTACAGAGCGCTGAGGACCGGCAGGAGATTTTCTTCGACATCTTCTTGGCAAGCATTGCGGGCTTGATGTTGATGCTGGGGTGGAGAGCAATTCATCGCACGAAAATGAACCGACTGCTGCGCACCAGTGCGATTCGCCTCTCACTGCGCTATACCCTGTTTTATATTCTGATTGCAGGTGGCGGGCTAGCTGTCCTCTACTGGACCACCAGCCGGTATGTTGACGTTCAGATTCGGGCTGGCCTTCAGCAACACCTGACGGCCTTGCAGAAAAAGTACGATGCAGATGGCGCTGCAGGAATCAAGAAGACGCTGGATGTCAGTGACTCGGACGCCGCCGCCGACAATCATCGATTCACTTTGTATATCGACAGTTCCGGCAATCGAATTGCCGGTGACCTGAAAGGGTGGCCTGCAAACGCGCAAACGGATGGCCAAGTCACCAACATCTGGGTCGAAGACGACTTCATTCCAAATGCGCCGGAAGACCACGACGGCTATTGGCCCAGTGTTGCCACGATCTTCGACGACGGTAGCCGCCTTCTGATTGTTCAAAGCGTAAAGAGCGCGGAAGAACTCCAGGATTTCATCGTCGGCATTTTGATTTCGACGTTGACAACTATCATTGCCTTGACCCTCTTGCTGGGTTGGAGATTGGGTCGTCAGCTGTTGGCGCGTGTAGACCAGGTTAACGTGACGGCTGGAAGAATCCTTGATGGATGCCTCGACAAACGAATTCCCATTACTGGTGCGGGTGACGAATTCGACGAACTCGCGAACAAGCTCAATGCGATGCTGGATCATATCAATCGCCTGATCCACGGTATGCGTCAGGTTACGGACAATGTGGCGCACGATTTGCGACGGCCATTGACCCGTATCCGAAGTCGGCTCGATTTCGTATTGCGCGAACCGCGCGATTCGATGGCGTATCGAGAATCGCTCGAACAGACGCAAAAAGACATCGAAGACGTATTGAAGACCTTCAATGCACTACTGGAGATTGCGCAGGCGGAAGCCGGACATTTCCGCGGAGAATTGGGCCCATTGGATATATCGGCATTGGCAACCGAATTGGGAGAGATGTATGCGGATTTTCTCGCGGAGCATGGTCAAGCGCTGTCTCTCGCAATCGACGCTGGACTCTGCGTATATGGCAACCGACAGTTGTTGGCGCAGGTGATTAGCAACCTGATCGAAAATGCTCACAAACATGCGGGCGCAGGGGCCAGGGTGGAATTGCGCGTTTGGCGTGATGGTAACGAGATCGCTCTTGCCGTTTCCGACAACGGCCCCGGCATTCCCGAAGACAAGAGGCAATATGTTCTGCAACGTTACACGCGCCTAGATGCGGCACGCAGCACCACTGGTAATGGGCTCGGTTTAAGTCTCGTGAATGCTGTCGCACGACTCCATGCGGCTGGGCTTTCGCTCGAGGGTAGTGCACCCGGTTTAACTGTGTCACTGCGCTTTCCGTCCCGGAAATGTCCATCACGGTAG
- a CDS encoding PepSY domain-containing protein, with translation MNRKTQFAIAAALLIGATVGAAYALVAEQNDALGISEAKVSLAQAIAAAEHDVGGRASRAEFEREPGKGLFQVEVVNGQTVMDVTVDASNGEVLSAVLDRFDGLGDDDDRIDHEKAD, from the coding sequence ATGAACCGTAAAACCCAATTCGCCATTGCCGCGGCCCTGCTGATCGGTGCCACTGTTGGCGCCGCCTATGCCCTTGTGGCGGAACAGAACGACGCGCTGGGCATTTCCGAAGCGAAGGTCAGTCTCGCTCAGGCGATCGCCGCTGCGGAGCACGACGTTGGCGGTAGGGCCTCGCGCGCCGAATTCGAACGCGAGCCCGGCAAAGGACTTTTCCAGGTCGAGGTGGTAAACGGCCAGACCGTGATGGACGTGACCGTCGACGCCTCAAACGGCGAGGTCCTCTCGGCCGTCCTCGATCGCTTCGATGGTCTGGGCGACGACGATGACCGCATCGATCACGAAAAAGCCGACTGA
- a CDS encoding response regulator transcription factor, translating into MRILLVEDDPMIGEAVAIALKDAAYAVDWVRNGTAASHSLAIDEHQAVLLDLGLPGRDGLDVLQRLRRAGRRIPVIVITARDGLDDRVRGLDSGADDYLVKPFDIPELLARLRAVIRRQGGHADAVLSNGRVSLDPATRTASSDLAKVQLSAREFALLHALLLRPGNILGRTELEERIYGWNEEVESNAIDFLIHAVRKKLGSSVIRNIRGAGWMVDSPI; encoded by the coding sequence ATGCGCATCCTCCTTGTCGAAGACGATCCGATGATTGGCGAGGCCGTCGCCATTGCGTTGAAGGACGCCGCCTATGCGGTCGACTGGGTTCGCAACGGGACGGCCGCGTCGCATTCGCTGGCCATCGACGAGCACCAGGCCGTACTGCTGGATCTGGGCCTACCGGGGCGTGATGGGTTGGATGTCCTGCAACGCTTGCGCAGAGCAGGCCGGCGCATCCCGGTGATCGTGATCACTGCACGCGACGGACTTGATGACCGTGTCCGAGGTCTGGACTCAGGTGCCGACGACTACCTGGTCAAACCGTTCGACATCCCTGAACTGCTTGCGCGGCTGCGTGCGGTGATCCGCCGCCAAGGTGGACATGCCGACGCAGTCCTGAGCAACGGTAGGGTCAGCTTGGATCCAGCGACCCGAACCGCGTCCAGCGACCTGGCCAAGGTCCAACTCAGTGCGCGGGAGTTTGCCCTGTTGCATGCCCTGTTGCTGCGTCCGGGCAACATCCTCGGACGCACAGAGCTGGAGGAACGGATCTACGGCTGGAACGAAGAAGTCGAGAGCAATGCGATCGACTTCCTGATCCATGCAGTACGCAAAAAGCTGGGCAGCTCGGTAATCCGCAATATACGCGGCGCGGGCTGGATGGTGGACAGTCCGATATGA
- a CDS encoding two-component sensor histidine kinase, which yields MSHSLQQRLARMLAAAILVAGVVAAMASFVLAYLEASEFQDETLRQIAVIGSRGTESVAATVVAASSDPESRVRLYHLPATTVPDWVTPNIGSGFHTLDSNDGTVRVFVRRDGDTRIIATQPTEARDELAINSALRTLVPSMLLVPLLLWMSARLLAREFNPINRLAQHVDAQSPDNPQGIEHTGVPAEIVPFIQAINRLLKRTAQLITQQRRFIADASHELRSPLAALSLQLQNLDQAGSYEELRARIAPLRAGVERARQLTTQLLDLARSQTDSDRAATTDLPVLVRELLAEFQPHTEARQIDLGLDEIESFALCAPPESVRLVLVNALDNAFKYTSPGSEVTVRVTRDGEHGLVEVIDQGPGIPHDQRERVFDAFYRLPGSRGIGSGLGLSIASEAATRSGGTIELHSGPSGIGLVLRYRCRVCQ from the coding sequence ATGAGCCACTCCCTACAACAACGTCTTGCCCGCATGCTCGCGGCTGCGATATTGGTCGCAGGGGTGGTCGCTGCGATGGCTTCATTCGTGTTGGCCTACCTGGAAGCCAGCGAGTTCCAGGACGAAACGCTCCGCCAGATCGCGGTTATTGGCAGTCGTGGTACGGAATCGGTCGCGGCGACTGTGGTGGCGGCGTCCAGTGATCCCGAATCGCGTGTGCGGCTGTATCACCTGCCGGCGACCACCGTGCCGGATTGGGTGACCCCCAACATCGGATCGGGATTTCACACGCTGGACAGCAATGACGGCACTGTGCGGGTATTCGTGCGCCGCGACGGCGACACACGGATCATTGCTACCCAACCGACCGAGGCCCGCGATGAGCTCGCGATCAATAGCGCACTACGCACCTTGGTCCCGTCGATGTTGCTGGTCCCGCTGCTACTATGGATGAGTGCGCGCCTGTTGGCCCGGGAATTCAATCCAATCAATCGGCTTGCGCAACACGTCGACGCTCAGTCTCCGGACAACCCGCAGGGTATCGAGCATACCGGGGTCCCTGCCGAGATCGTGCCGTTCATCCAGGCAATCAACCGCCTGTTGAAACGCACTGCGCAACTGATCACACAACAACGTCGTTTCATTGCCGACGCCTCACACGAGCTTCGTAGTCCGCTGGCGGCGCTCTCGCTACAGCTGCAGAACCTCGACCAAGCGGGGAGTTACGAGGAACTGCGAGCTCGGATAGCTCCGTTGCGAGCAGGCGTTGAACGTGCACGCCAGTTGACGACCCAACTCTTGGATCTGGCTCGCAGCCAGACCGATAGCGATCGAGCAGCTACGACAGATTTGCCAGTTCTGGTACGCGAGCTGTTGGCTGAATTCCAACCTCACACCGAAGCCAGGCAGATCGATCTGGGTCTGGACGAAATCGAGTCCTTCGCGCTGTGCGCCCCGCCCGAATCGGTTCGGTTGGTCCTGGTCAATGCACTCGATAATGCCTTCAAGTACACGTCGCCGGGCAGTGAGGTTACAGTGCGTGTGACGCGTGACGGCGAACACGGCCTTGTCGAGGTAATCGATCAGGGTCCTGGCATTCCGCACGATCAACGCGAGCGGGTATTCGACGCCTTCTACCGCCTGCCCGGCAGTCGCGGGATCGGCAGCGGCCTGGGTTTATCTATCGCCTCCGAAGCCGCCACGCGCAGCGGCGGTACGATCGAACTGCACAGCGGTCCGAGCGGTATCGGACTGGTGCTTCGATATCGGTGCCGAGTATGTCAATGA
- a CDS encoding AraC family transcriptional regulator translates to MAKPSPVLPESADPLGETLHMLRLTGTLYCRGEFTAPFSIEIPNLEGVMTFLVVTSGRCWLQVADAEPRLLNQGNLALIPHGVPHIVSSDPRLRPEPLFDLPVEKISERYEHMRHGGGGELTQTMYGVIRFDDIAAQHLLRLLPQAIHIDGWHDDAGGWLQSTLRFIASEAASLKPGGETVITRLADVVVIQAIRSWLEHSPEADQGWLGALRDRQIGRALALIHKDPANDWGVATLADAVAMSRSAFSARFTQLVGVSPGRYLTEWRMQVARIRLLDSTRPVAEIAEELGYQSEAAFCRAFKRTFEASPGHVRRSGHKDAATGVR, encoded by the coding sequence ATGGCCAAACCGAGTCCCGTACTGCCGGAATCCGCAGATCCGCTGGGCGAAACCCTGCATATGCTGCGCCTGACCGGCACGCTCTACTGCCGGGGAGAGTTCACGGCGCCGTTCTCGATCGAAATCCCGAATCTCGAGGGCGTCATGACGTTTCTGGTGGTCACCTCGGGTCGCTGCTGGCTGCAGGTCGCGGACGCAGAGCCACGGCTGCTCAATCAAGGGAACCTGGCACTGATCCCGCACGGCGTGCCACACATCGTCAGCAGTGACCCACGCCTGCGGCCGGAACCGCTGTTTGACCTGCCGGTCGAGAAGATCAGCGAGCGCTACGAGCACATGCGACATGGCGGCGGTGGCGAACTCACCCAGACCATGTATGGCGTGATTCGCTTCGATGACATCGCGGCGCAGCATCTGTTGCGACTGCTGCCGCAGGCCATTCACATCGACGGCTGGCACGACGATGCCGGCGGCTGGCTGCAAAGCACGCTGCGCTTCATCGCGAGTGAGGCCGCCTCGTTGAAACCGGGCGGTGAAACCGTCATTACGCGCCTGGCCGACGTGGTGGTGATCCAGGCGATACGCTCCTGGCTGGAGCATTCGCCGGAGGCCGATCAGGGTTGGTTGGGCGCACTGCGTGATCGCCAGATCGGACGGGCACTCGCTTTGATTCACAAGGACCCAGCGAACGACTGGGGCGTGGCGACGCTCGCCGATGCGGTAGCCATGTCGCGATCGGCGTTTTCCGCGCGGTTCACCCAGTTGGTAGGGGTGTCGCCCGGCAGATACCTGACCGAGTGGCGCATGCAGGTGGCCAGGATCCGACTGTTAGATTCGACCAGGCCCGTGGCGGAGATCGCCGAAGAACTCGGCTACCAATCCGAAGCGGCGTTCTGCCGCGCCTTCAAGCGAACGTTCGAAGCTTCACCGGGCCATGTTCGCCGGAGTGGTCACAAAGACGCGGCAACCGGTGTGCGGTGA
- a CDS encoding ester cyclase: protein MHRFIDRVINEGDYSVLTDLLHPDYVYRAPGQELHGVEAIRAVLEAYRSALPDLHIGVDDLVAAGDRVAIAFTLTGTHAGTLMGVEATGKRVKINGTLFSRLEGGRIVEEWEVIDQLSLLAQLGVVSLPG, encoded by the coding sequence ATGCATCGATTCATCGACCGCGTGATCAACGAAGGCGATTACTCAGTGCTCACCGACCTGCTTCACCCCGACTACGTCTACCGTGCGCCTGGCCAGGAACTCCACGGTGTCGAGGCGATCCGCGCCGTGCTCGAAGCCTACCGCTCGGCACTCCCGGATCTGCACATCGGCGTCGACGACCTCGTTGCAGCCGGTGATCGGGTGGCGATCGCTTTCACCCTCACCGGCACTCACGCCGGTACCCTGATGGGCGTCGAAGCCACCGGCAAGCGAGTGAAGATCAATGGCACCTTGTTCAGCCGGCTGGAAGGTGGTCGGATCGTCGAGGAATGGGAGGTCATCGATCAGCTTTCGTTGTTGGCACAACTCGGTGTTGTTTCGCTGCCCGGCTGA
- a CDS encoding DUF1772 domain-containing protein translates to MGLFDTALVLSTLLCTLVAGFVFAFASVIMPGIRRLSDRDFLRAFQAMDHVIQRNQPFFMLVWLGSVASLLVGLLLGSWHLEGIDRLLLVAAAAIYLLGVQLPTAAINVPLNNRLQELDLDSLGESEIGEARVLFEARWIKWNLIRTILAVSTAALLMLLLLRL, encoded by the coding sequence ATGGGCTTGTTCGACACCGCACTGGTACTTTCGACATTGCTTTGTACATTGGTGGCCGGATTCGTATTTGCTTTCGCTTCGGTCATCATGCCGGGGATCAGGCGTTTGAGTGACCGCGACTTCCTGCGGGCGTTTCAAGCGATGGACCACGTGATTCAGCGCAACCAGCCTTTCTTCATGCTGGTCTGGCTCGGTTCCGTCGCGAGTCTGTTGGTTGGCCTCCTGCTCGGCTCCTGGCACCTGGAGGGTATCGACCGCCTCCTGCTCGTGGCTGCTGCGGCTATCTATCTGCTCGGTGTGCAGCTGCCGACGGCGGCGATCAACGTCCCACTGAACAACAGGCTGCAGGAACTGGATCTCGATTCGCTGGGCGAATCAGAAATCGGCGAGGCACGCGTGCTTTTCGAAGCCCGCTGGATCAAGTGGAACCTGATCCGAACGATTCTCGCCGTCTCAACGGCTGCGTTGCTGATGCTTCTGCTGCTCAGACTCTGA
- a CDS encoding adenylate kinase, translating into MKRVAVFGNAGGGKSTLARRLAGITGLPVHSLDTIRYRPGGGEVPYEEYRRIHSELLRGEEWIIDGFGCVPSAWERFSIADTLIYVDLPLFTHYLWVTKRFVKGLAVTPEGWPENSPMWSGTLNSYRVLRRCHEKLTPRYRQLVAEQVDCKRVHHLKSASGMAAFLDAVANEYSEIR; encoded by the coding sequence ATGAAGAGAGTGGCGGTTTTTGGCAATGCCGGCGGCGGCAAATCGACACTGGCTCGGCGGCTGGCCGGCATCACCGGTTTGCCGGTGCACTCACTCGACACCATTCGATACAGGCCCGGTGGTGGCGAGGTGCCTTACGAGGAGTACCGTCGGATTCATTCCGAACTGCTACGTGGAGAGGAGTGGATCATCGACGGTTTTGGCTGCGTGCCATCTGCCTGGGAGCGTTTTTCGATTGCTGACACCTTGATCTACGTCGATCTACCACTATTCACGCACTACCTCTGGGTAACAAAACGTTTCGTGAAGGGCCTGGCCGTAACGCCCGAGGGCTGGCCCGAAAACAGTCCGATGTGGAGTGGCACATTGAACAGCTATCGGGTACTTCGGCGCTGTCATGAAAAATTGACTCCCAGATACCGGCAGTTGGTTGCAGAGCAGGTCGACTGCAAACGCGTGCACCACTTGAAATCGGCCAGCGGCATGGCCGCTTTTCTCGATGCCGTGGCCAATGAGTATTCGGAGATCCGCTGA
- a CDS encoding SDR family oxidoreductase has product MKPPKDNRILVVGASGATGRLLVEQLLARGCEVRAVVRSRDGLPEALRSHQRLSTIEASLLDLDDSELNQLTDGCDVAASCLGHTLSLKGMFGPPYRLVTEATRRLTRALAAGAGEKPARFVLMNTAGNSNRDLQEKLTPGHRAVISVIRLLIPPHADNERAADLLRLDIGQNDAALEWCVVRPDTLTRDTSSTAYQAFASPVRSAIFDPGRTSRLNVARFMADLITDDGVWSRWRGQMPVVYDAT; this is encoded by the coding sequence ATGAAGCCACCGAAAGACAACAGGATCCTTGTCGTTGGTGCCAGCGGGGCGACGGGCAGGTTGCTGGTTGAGCAGTTGCTCGCCCGGGGATGCGAGGTCAGGGCGGTCGTGCGGTCCAGGGACGGGCTGCCCGAGGCCCTGCGCAGCCATCAACGCCTTTCGACGATCGAGGCCAGTCTGCTCGACCTCGACGACAGCGAACTGAATCAACTGACGGATGGCTGCGATGTCGCCGCCTCATGCCTGGGACACACCCTGTCCCTGAAAGGTATGTTCGGGCCGCCGTATCGCCTCGTTACCGAAGCGACTCGTCGGCTGACCAGGGCGCTGGCGGCGGGCGCCGGCGAGAAACCTGCCCGGTTCGTGTTGATGAATACCGCAGGCAACAGCAACCGGGATCTCCAGGAGAAGTTGACACCCGGCCACCGCGCTGTGATCAGCGTGATTCGTCTGTTGATACCGCCGCATGCCGACAACGAGCGGGCAGCGGACCTGCTCCGGCTGGACATCGGTCAAAACGACGCCGCACTGGAATGGTGTGTCGTCCGCCCGGACACGCTCACTCGCGACACAAGTTCGACAGCGTATCAGGCGTTCGCGTCCCCGGTCCGGAGCGCCATCTTCGATCCGGGTCGAACGAGTCGATTGAACGTTGCACGATTCATGGCGGACCTGATAACCGACGACGGCGTCTGGTCCCGGTGGCGCGGGCAGATGCCCGTGGTCTACGACGCCACATAG